Below is a genomic region from Echinicola rosea.
AACAGGCCCACAATCTCCACAGCCCAGGGTTGCACTGAGGTTTCAATATGGCAATGATGAATACAATAATAACGCAGATAACATTACCGATGCTTTGGAAAGGTTGGAATTGACTGATTACTCAGGAGGTTTTGGAAAAGACAGCCAGTGGTCTAAGTCTTGGTTGTACCAAGGAACTACTGCCCCTTGGTAAAACCCAAAATCTGACCAAGTATTAAGCTCCATATCAGCTAATGATATGGAGCTTTTTTTATTCACAATTAATAAAATCACTTGTGGATCATTGGATAATAATCAAAAATCCAAGTAAACCTCTAGAAATCACAGTAGAAAAACCTTGACCTTACAATCATTGTGAATGACAGGGAAACCCAGTACAACATCACCGGAATGGCCGAAAAACAATCAGGACCAAAGGAGATGGAGAGCAGTATTTATCATGCTGTTCCCCAAATGATCCCGACCAAACGTAACATTTAACCGGTTTGGGTTAGGCTACTGGAAATGGCTCAGGAAATGTTCATCAGAAATCCCTTACAGCCGCTCCTCCTCTTCTGATTTTCTGGCTTTTTCCTTAAACAGCTTGCCTCCGATCCGGTAACTGACCGTCAGCCCCAGCCTTCTGGAATCGGGCTTGTCCATATAATGATAGTCGATAAGCGTGCTTTGTGACTGTCCATAAAGCCGATAGCTGTTAAACACATCGGTAAGTGTCAAGACAGCTTCCAGCTTTTCTTCCATAAACGACCGCTTGATGCCTATATCGGTAAAGAAGAGGTTTTTGGTCAGATACATACCCTGGAGTTCTGGACTGGTGTAGCTGATGGTCATATCAAAAGAATAATGCTCCAAAAAGGTCAGTTGCTGCTGTAACGAAAACGTGGTGGCCCATCTGGAAAGCTTCCGCTCTTGGCTTGCTTCCTCTATCGGGTAACGGGTATGGTTTACCCCAGCGTACGCTTGAATATCCCAGTAATCATTAACGGTGATCGGCGCCGTTAAAGTAAAGTCCCATCGGTCAAAATGGGAGAAGTTGGCACTTTGGGAACGGACCGTTACGCCGTTGCTGTCATAGGACAGTTTTCTGGAAATGTACTGGTTTCGCTGACTATAGTCCACAGAAGCCACAAAGTCCTTGGGAAATGTCCAGGAAAAATTGAACAACCAGCCCATTTCCGGCACCAATGACGGATTTCCATAATAATAAAAATATTCATCATTGTACCAACGAACGGGGTTGAGGCTGGAATAGGAAGGCCTGTTGATCCGTCTGCTCACTGCCAAATCCACGTTATGCTTGTCGTTCACTGTATAGGTAAACGACAGGCTGGGAAAAAGCTTGATATACTCCCACTTTTTATCAAAATCCCCCTCCATGAGGGAGCTTTGGGCTTTGGTATATTCCAATCGTAGTCCACCCCTGACCTCTAGGTCCTGAAATGTCCGCAGGGCAGACAGGTAACCTGCACTGATCGTTTCATGATACCGGTAGTGGTTGGTGGATTCCGGGATCATTACGAACGTTCCATCCGACAGTTCCTCAAAACGAAAGTTATTGTCATTTTCAGCCTGTCCATATTTCAATCCTGCTTTGATATCCCATTCGGCTATGGGGAGATCCAAATCTACCCTAGTAGAGAAAATTTTGATGAATCCAGGCTGGTGCATCCGTAGGATATTGGTTTCGATCAGGTTTCCCTCGCTATCCAAATGGTCACTTTCCATCAGGCCATCGGAATAGTTACGGTAAGAAATGTACCGGGCATCTGCGGTCAGTTTCCTGCCTTTTTCGTCCATGTCAAACTGATAATCCCAACCGATTGCATCATAATGATAAGGTTCTTGGAGTTCATATACCGAATGGACGGTTGACAGCAGTTTGTCCGTTGGACTGTTTTTGCGGATAGTTGATGTCTTGGTTCCCCTAAAATCATCAAAATAACCATGGTAATCAATCCCCATCCGATGATTGGGGGCCAACTGCCAATCCCCGCCCATTTTCCAAGTATAATAATTTATCCGAAAGGGCACTTCATTGTTTCTTTCCAAGGACACCTGTTGACCATTTTCAGTGATGGTATTCCCACTTTGACTTGAGCGATAGCGATGGGGGGTGTTATAATCAAACGACCCATAAATGCTCCATTTACCTTTATTAAGGCTGGCAGAAATACCTTGGTTGGTTCGCCAGTACCGGCCTTTGGACACATTGCTCCTCAGTCCAATGGCATATCCTTTGGGCTTTTGGCCTTTGGTGACAATATTGATCAGTCCGGCATTGCCCTCTGCTTCATAGGCAGCAGAAGGGTTTTTGATCAACTCAATCTTTTCGATTTCATCGGCATTGAATCCTTCCAGGTAAATGGCCAATTGATTTCCGGTAAGAAAACTCCGCTTTCCATCCACCATTACATTAATTCCGGCACTGCCCCTCCATAGGATTTGACCATTTTGGTTCAGACTTACACCGGGGAGCTTCTTCAGCACCTCCATGGCCGATACACCACTATTGGTAGCCAGCTTATCCACACGGAAGGTGGTGGTTCCTTTCTGTGTTTCGATCAAGGGTTCCTTAAAGCTCACCACCACCTCATCTAAGTCAGTGGCCGCTTCTTCAAGGACGATATTCATTTCCTCCTCTCCTGCATAAGTGATCTCTCGCAATTGAAATCCCAAAAATGAAACCATCATAACATCCCCTTTTGCCAAGGAAAGTGAAAATCTTCCCTCCATATCGGTCACCGTGCCGACTTCCTTTCCCTTAAGCTGGATGGCCGCTCCCGGCAATGGCATGTTCTGGACATCTGTGACCGAACCCCTGAGGAGCTTTTCTTGTGCCATCCCCGGTAACCACAAAAAAATGGTCATGAGGAATAATAAGAAGTGTTTATTTAAACCGGTCATTTGAGTTTATATTTACCTGTTATGCTCCTTCACCATCCTTCCCGGTGCCTGAGCCTCCCAAATCGAATAAGGGAAACTGCCAATAGGATCAGCGCTCCACCCCACACAGGAAGCTGCACGGCAAGCCAGTCAACGGTAGGCTCTTTTTTATAGATCTTGGGCTGTAAACTTTCCCAATCCACACTTGACACCGCTTGTGTTTCAAATATTTTTGGGTAAAAATCCATCCGTAACCGTTCATGAAACCGATCAGTAGCTTCCAAAAACCGTAGATGGTCTGATTGACCTGTTCCTGCCAGTTGGTTAAAGGCTAGCTGGACATGCATGGAAGGAAGCACCCAGGCAAACATCCGGCTTGCCGATTCACGCTGCTCCAGTTTTTTGTTCATGGCCAAGGTAGCTTCCCTGGCATCGTCATCCCCCATTTGCTGCATGGCATAGTACCACAGCCAATTAAACCCTTCTTCCGGTGGCATGCCATAAGAGGCAAATTGTGGGTAATGGTCATAAAAGGCTTCCATGGTCTCCCTTTTGTTCGTGTCCCATTTTTTATGGTACCCGTCCCGCTGGTCAATCATCGTTTCCAACGCCTCTGGAACAGGATAGCGATTTGTCAAAAAGCTGTTGACCCCTGAGGGCAACAAAATGGATAACACCAACCATAGAGAAAGCAGGGTGAGGGCATTGTAACTCGATCCTTTGCCAAAGGAAACCACCAAAAAACTGAGCGTAAACCAAAACACCAGATACCCCATACCAAGTAAAAAAAATGCCGAAAGCGTGGTATTAACGGGCAATTGTAACAGCATTATGGCAACTACAAACAGCAGCAGGTAGATTGCCAACACGGCCACTACCCGGATCAACAGTTTTTTGGCAATGTAGTAAAACCTGGATTTGGACTGCACGGTGATCAATGGCCATATACCGGCCTCTCTTTCTTCAGACAGCAAATTAAAGGTAAGCACTATGATCAACAGCGGAAACAGGTGAATGATCACAAATCCCAGATCCAAATTTCCTGCCTGCAAGGAACTAGGATTGACCAAATCGGTATCATACTTCTGCCCTTCAAGGTTCCTGATCGTTACCTGTCGGACATTTGGGTTGACATCGCTCTGTCCTATGGAGAGGGCAGCCAATTTATCCGGCTCATTGATCAGGGCAAATTTGATATAGTAAAGCAATAGGCCAAGGTCATCACTGTGATAGGTGACATTTCGTTGGATGTGCTCCTGTTGGTAATCCGCCACTTGTTCGGTGGTCACTTCTTGTCGATCCAAAAACTGCTTACCTATCAGCAAGCCCAAGATACCCAATACGGCAACCAGGACCATACACAGTATGACCACTTTGGAACGAAAAAGCTCTTTTATAATGAGACGGTACATGGTTTATACAGCGGTTACTTTATTTGACATATAGAAAATTCCCCAAACGGCGATCACCCCCCAGCCCAAAAGCGACAATAATGACAACCAAGCATTTTCAATGACTTTGGTAAAGGACAAAAACCGCTGCTCAAAATCAGGGACAAGGCTCCACTCCTCGTGTTCTACCACATGCTCTTTTCCTTCAGAACCCTGCGCCTTCTTAGGGCTGATATGTTCCATTTGGAGTTCATTCATTTTTTGCGCAAGGTCATATCGGTACCTTTCGGCCTGCTCTTGGAAATCTAGATAAGTGCTGAAATCCGTTCCCGACAGTGCCATGGAAAGTTGTTTGATGGCCACATAAGGATTGATCAGTGCTGCCCATTCCGTGAGGGTGTTTTGAAGGCCGTACTTTTCCAAAAGAGCTTCTTGATGGTTGTTATAAATTGCCGAACTTGTCCGCTCGCCCACGCCCATGACGAATCCTCCGTAGTTAAAAGGAAGATCTTCGATGGAATCCACCTGATGGGCAGCCAGCACTGAATCCTTAAGGGCTTTGAAATAGGGATCATCAGGATTGTGGCTGTCCCCCTTTTGCACCACTTCGTCTTCAATGGCCGATTCAAAAGCTACTTTTGAAGGGGACGGAAACAGGTAGTTGCCCAGAGCCTGGGATGTCCTCGGCATCAGCACAACAAACACCAACCAAATGGCCAGAAGCTTGATCAACGCGTTCTTGGATTTGTGGGAAGTGGCCGATACCACCACAGTGATGATACTGAGCACCATGAAAAAAAGCATGTAAACCAGCGACAGTACCGCAAACCTCGTCCATACATCGCCAGGGTCTGCGGCCTCTTGGCCTACCAAAAAATATCCCAACATCAGTAATACTGGCAACAGGCACACTAAAGCAACCAACCACAGGCCCAGTGTCTTCCCCACAAGGATTTCCCGAAATTTCGCTCCTTGGATAAGCATGATCTTTAAAGTTCCGCTCTCACGCTCCGCAGAAACCGACGCGAAACCCAAAAAAAACAATAGCAGGGGAAACACCGTCTGCAAAACCATGGCAAGCGTCAGCTCTCCAAAACGGAGCAGGCCGGTGGAAAGACTGGCCTCGGAAAAATTGACCATATTCTGTTTGTGAGCCTCCAAAAACACAGCATTGCCCGTAAAGTTTTCAATGCCCCCATCAAACATGCTCAGGGGATACTTTAACCTGAAGGCAAAAGTACCGAAGTGAGCCATTCTGTGCGGGTGCTTATCCGGGTTTGATTCCCAGCTTTCCCGGGCTTTTTGCTGATAGTGCTGCCGGATTTCATTTTGCTCCTTGTAATTTTCCCAGCCGGTCACGCCGCTAAAGCCCAACAGCATCACCACAATCAAGAGCAATGGATATATCGCCCTTGAGCGAAAAGCTGTGGTCCAAAACTGGCGCGCAACCAAGATGATGATTTCTTTTCTCATGTTCACTGTCAAAATTTATAGGTGGCCGTTAGCAGCATATTCCTTGGTGCTCCCGGGAACAACCTCGTATAGTTCTGGGCTCCCAGCCAATAGGTCTTGTCTGTAATATTATCTACCCTCAAGCTGAGCTGAAAGTCCTTTTTGTCCGGCGCATAATAAATGGCCATATCAAGAAGCGTATAGGCGGGCACGGTAAAGTCACGGGTAAACCAAGG
It encodes:
- a CDS encoding outer membrane beta-barrel family protein yields the protein MTIFLWLPGMAQEKLLRGSVTDVQNMPLPGAAIQLKGKEVGTVTDMEGRFSLSLAKGDVMMVSFLGFQLREITYAGEEEMNIVLEEAATDLDEVVVSFKEPLIETQKGTTTFRVDKLATNSGVSAMEVLKKLPGVSLNQNGQILWRGSAGINVMVDGKRSFLTGNQLAIYLEGFNADEIEKIELIKNPSAAYEAEGNAGLINIVTKGQKPKGYAIGLRSNVSKGRYWRTNQGISASLNKGKWSIYGSFDYNTPHRYRSSQSGNTITENGQQVSLERNNEVPFRINYYTWKMGGDWQLAPNHRMGIDYHGYFDDFRGTKTSTIRKNSPTDKLLSTVHSVYELQEPYHYDAIGWDYQFDMDEKGRKLTADARYISYRNYSDGLMESDHLDSEGNLIETNILRMHQPGFIKIFSTRVDLDLPIAEWDIKAGLKYGQAENDNNFRFEELSDGTFVMIPESTNHYRYHETISAGYLSALRTFQDLEVRGGLRLEYTKAQSSLMEGDFDKKWEYIKLFPSLSFTYTVNDKHNVDLAVSRRINRPSYSSLNPVRWYNDEYFYYYGNPSLVPEMGWLFNFSWTFPKDFVASVDYSQRNQYISRKLSYDSNGVTVRSQSANFSHFDRWDFTLTAPITVNDYWDIQAYAGVNHTRYPIEEASQERKLSRWATTFSLQQQLTFLEHYSFDMTISYTSPELQGMYLTKNLFFTDIGIKRSFMEEKLEAVLTLTDVFNSYRLYGQSQSTLIDYHYMDKPDSRRLGLTVSYRIGGKLFKEKARKSEEEERL
- a CDS encoding DUF3526 domain-containing protein, translated to MYRLIIKELFRSKVVILCMVLVAVLGILGLLIGKQFLDRQEVTTEQVADYQQEHIQRNVTYHSDDLGLLLYYIKFALINEPDKLAALSIGQSDVNPNVRQVTIRNLEGQKYDTDLVNPSSLQAGNLDLGFVIIHLFPLLIIVLTFNLLSEEREAGIWPLITVQSKSRFYYIAKKLLIRVVAVLAIYLLLFVVAIMLLQLPVNTTLSAFFLLGMGYLVFWFTLSFLVVSFGKGSSYNALTLLSLWLVLSILLPSGVNSFLTNRYPVPEALETMIDQRDGYHKKWDTNKRETMEAFYDHYPQFASYGMPPEEGFNWLWYYAMQQMGDDDAREATLAMNKKLEQRESASRMFAWVLPSMHVQLAFNQLAGTGQSDHLRFLEATDRFHERLRMDFYPKIFETQAVSSVDWESLQPKIYKKEPTVDWLAVQLPVWGGALILLAVSLIRFGRLRHREGW
- a CDS encoding ABC transporter permease → MRKEIIILVARQFWTTAFRSRAIYPLLLIVVMLLGFSGVTGWENYKEQNEIRQHYQQKARESWESNPDKHPHRMAHFGTFAFRLKYPLSMFDGGIENFTGNAVFLEAHKQNMVNFSEASLSTGLLRFGELTLAMVLQTVFPLLLFFLGFASVSAERESGTLKIMLIQGAKFREILVGKTLGLWLVALVCLLPVLLMLGYFLVGQEAADPGDVWTRFAVLSLVYMLFFMVLSIITVVVSATSHKSKNALIKLLAIWLVFVVLMPRTSQALGNYLFPSPSKVAFESAIEDEVVQKGDSHNPDDPYFKALKDSVLAAHQVDSIEDLPFNYGGFVMGVGERTSSAIYNNHQEALLEKYGLQNTLTEWAALINPYVAIKQLSMALSGTDFSTYLDFQEQAERYRYDLAQKMNELQMEHISPKKAQGSEGKEHVVEHEEWSLVPDFEQRFLSFTKVIENAWLSLLSLLGWGVIAVWGIFYMSNKVTAV